aatttttgtactttaaatttgttttctctttttagcGTCCTTTGAAGAAAGTGTTGAATGTGTCGACCCTGGGGCATTTGTCACAGTTCTGTTTCTGTGGAGGCGGGCACATCTGTGCTCCTTCCAAAAGCTGTGCCCCTACTCTGCCTTCTGAAGCTCTCCGGTGGGGGGTGCACATGGGCTGCGCAGGCTCTTCTGCAACACATGGGCATCTGCAGGCTCTATCCTCTTGTAGTAATTCTTTTTTGTTTCGATGATTTCAAAGCCAAACTTCTGGTAAAAGTCGATGGCTGACTCATTGCTGATCTGCACATGACTGCGAAAAGAGAACTTGAGTTAATTGCAGCTTAGTTGAAAGTGGTGATTttaaatttcacatttaatacTAGGATTAACTtggatttatatttattctattgCTGAAAGAAATCAATTTTGtaaatgtcagtttaaaaaaatgtgtaaagagATCTGATTAATTGAAAATAACTAGCAGCTGCAGCCTTAGTTtactcattcacacatacacctTCTACAATTAGACACTTACAGGTAAATGTTGTCAAAAGTGCCATCCTTCTCACAGATGTTTAGCACATGATTCAGCATCTTTGTACCTtgacagacaaagacaaaatggaagttggtgaaaaataaaaacatcaattcaGTGCACTACGCCACACTGGGATGTTTCTTTGTCCCCTAGAGATGAAGAGCTTCTTACCAATTCCAAGTCTACGGTAAGGCGCTAGACAGCCGAGTGTCATGATGTACAGTCTCTTCTGGTTCTGAGAGTGGTCCACTCTGCAGCACACAGCTCCCACTGCAATGTCATTGAAGTACGctgcaagacaaaaaaaaacaagtaatgctgaaacaacaacaacaacaacagacatGGCTCCCTTCCTTTGTTATAGACGCAATGACTGTCAAGAGAGCAGAGGGCAGGGTTTTTGTTGACAGTGCAGTAACTGGCCTCAGTTTAGGCAAATGAATTGGCCTCCACATATCCTTTGACAAACTTATGTGGAAATCAAGCAGTTAAAAGGatactttttattattgtggTTATAGGGTTTTCCTGCTTTTCACCTACCAGCCTGAATCCTGTCATTGATTTCTGTGTCTCTGCTCTCATTAACATTTCCGTATCATCATTATAAAGACTTCGCAACATGATTTTTCAAAAGGATTTAGTTCGAGTTATCTGTGTCAAAGTTATACGAGTGATGTCTCTTACCTAGCTTTGCAAGCTCTCCAACTTCCAGCACATCTTTATAAAACTTGTCGTTGTAGCTGACAGGGAAGATGACCTGGTTCAGACGTTTCAACTGCTTAATGTTGTGGGGCGTAACATCCCCCAGCTCGATTCGGCTACTGGAACAAGAGCAAAACGGTCAAATAGCTGAAAACGGGTAAACTGTTATATTCAGGATGAATTGActcaaaatatattaaagatCCACAGTGCAGGAGCGAGAAGAACAGCAAGCTGCAACATTGTGAGACTTCAATGTTAAGACTGCTGAACACTGGTAATTTTTTCATCCATACGAATTGTTGcagtttctttatttaaaaaaaaaaaaaaggtggatcACCCTAGAGCTAAACAATTAGGTGATTATCAATTGGTTGATCAGATTgtcagaaaattaaattaaaaaacactaaagatgagataaaataagataatcctttattagtcccatgatgggGAAACTGACACTGTTACAGCATCAAAGTGGATAGCagagaaagagcatcaatagaatgaataaagaacaataaataatcagTAAGTTAACAAGCAATAAGAacaattggaaataaaaaatggtcaaaatgataatatacctgagtgtTATATTAATAATCAAAATTAGCCAAAATTAGCAAAAATGTCCACGAGTACCCAGCTTGAGCTTCAATGTGCAGAATGAAGTACTACAGTGTTTGACATTGGAAGGCTATTTTCACATATATCTGCTAAAAATGGAAATTTCTCTCCAATATCCCAAATAGTTTGCAAGCAATTAAcgtggactttacagtgaaaatTGTACTATTTCCATGTTCATAGATCctgcattttaaatgaatgagaagGGGTAGTTGTCATTTTCAGGATTGTAACAcaattatttaacttttttgtggaaaaactatAAAAGAGTTATTATgcaaagtagagtattttatatacGTCTTTAAACATATCTGAAGGGGACCTGTATGTAAGTGGCACAAATATAACACTCTAGTTTGCCTGGTTGGGGGGTTCACTGTGGTATTTTAGGACTACCTCCCTCTACCCCCACAAATCGCCCctccaaaagaaaaaacaaatttaaacatCTTTTGGGGTGTACAGTAATGTAGAGTACCAgcatcacacacattcaaatgatCTGAGCACACAGATGAGTGTTAATCGCCCCTCATATCATCTGACACTGCTCCTGTTTTTACTGACAGATCAAGTTTCACGGAGCAAGCTGCCACAAAGTGTAACTGTGTCGGCAACAGAGATGACCAGCATTTACAGACAAGCTTGTGTGTAGGAAAAGTTGACTTGCTGGGCTACTTTGAGCTGACTTGATCTGCAGAGATCCAGTGTCTGCATGTTTAGCTTAGCTACAGTGCCTTGACTGACTCAGCTTCCCGGCGGTAGCTTGCTAGTTAGCGCCGCTTCAACGCGCTTTAAACGACCCGACAGGCGGCTTAAGTTGACTGGACTATCAGTGACTAGACGGTTTCGGTAGCGGcgctgctgtttgctgtttatAACCTACACCAGAATAAAAATAGCTTAGCCAGCTAGCTTAGCCTCACCGTCTCCTCCTCTTGTAAAAAACTTTACTCGTGCTAATCTACTTATTCGTGACTCAAAAGCGCACACTCACCCTTTCATTGTAAACAGATAGTATCCCTTATTTTCGATGAGGCTGAACTTTACAGTTGTTTAGGGTAAAAAAGGAGGGATTTTGACAGAGTAAGGGTCGGGGATGGCTCCCGTTTTACCCTCCACATGTAGCTAGTTGCGATGATTGCTGTTAGCTTAGCAGCCGCCGCACTCCTTCTCCACGACTGTCAACCCTGACCCCCGCATGCGCAGTagtgctgctgtgtgtcatAGGACTTTTAAGACCGGAGTTTAGTCTGTCAGGCTGAACTCTGTTTATTTTACTATGAGATTAAATTTGTGTCAAAATAATTGAATTTCTGCCTAaggtatatactgtacatatatatatacatatatataaaattatatactactacaactactactactaaaaataactttatttatatagcacctttcatacataaaaatgcagctcaaagtgctttacatttaaGTCAAAACAAGAGCAAACAAGTACagcaagtgaaaataaacagcataagttaaaaaaaaacaaccattaaGACAAATAGTgataaaagttaaaatagatttaaaagaagaaaggaaactaaatgtaaaaaacaagTCGAAAATACAAGATAAAACGCAGATCATCTCAAAGCTTTGCAGTAAAGGTGTGTTTTATGTCCACAGAGGTTGCCTGTTTGATATAAATCGGCAGGGTGTTACATAGTTTTGGCGTATAAATCATGAGAGCAGCTTCCCCACTTTGTGGATTGCCAAACAATCAGCTGTGGAGGATCTCAGGGCTTTCTGTGACTGATAGGGTATTAAAAGTTCAGTAATGTAAGAAGATGCCATACCATTTAAAGTTTTGTAGATAATTAAAAGAAACAGGAAGCTAGTACAGGTCAGCAAAAATGGGATTGATGTTGTACTGTCTACTAATACATTACATTGTAATGCAGCAAGTTTACATTGCtttattggtacttttacttatgtAAAGAGTCTTGAAACTTCTGGTAAGGATGTCATTTGTACTGAGGATTAAGTTTATTTGTCTTCTCAGTTCAAAGTTAAAATTCTGACTTTTTCAGATTTAGATTATTAACATTATCTATCACTAAACATTTTAAGATCGTTCTCTGTAACATTCTTGAAACATTTGATGATAATGCTCTTCATGCTGTTTTCAGTATGAACAAAGTCAGAATTATAGCTCAGAGCTCAAATAATTGTTTCTCATGTGGCCATAATCCTCTTTATTATTCTTACCTTTAATGCCATAGTTGGCATCAAAACCTGCCAATGAGAGATTTGTAGAGGAAACTTAGCCTGCGAATCTAAActcaggaaaaaaatacatatctCTATGCGTGCATTTTAAAACTACTACTGAattttgaaacagtttttgCCATTTgtcaaaacaatattttaagtaTAAGACTTTATGAGCCTATTTTTTTCATGCACTGTTATAGAAgcaaaattaaaacacataacaTAAACCAAGCTTCACAAAGATAACTAAGAGACCATTTTGACAGGGAATAATAATTAATAGATTTCTTAATTTAACCATTCTAGGTCACATTTGACTAATATGGAgtaaataattaatcattaaaataatatgtgCTAGTGACTCCATTTTGGCTCAAACGTTGCTGCAAAGATATTCACCACACAAGAGATAGTCAACTCATGGTGTAAATGCTGAGGAAGCccaagtgtttaaaatgaaactaaCTAAAGGTGACATCTCTTTGAATACAaggggtcacaagccaaaaaagcGGGTAATCAGTAATCTAAAAGGTCTTTCACCTTGCCTGGTCTTAATTTAAGACTATAGTAGGGTTACAATGATGTTATCAGCATCCCAGCTAAGAATAATAGGTGATTTACAGGATCTGACTCTGGATATATACAGTAATGACACTGTGTGGGAGACCTGCAACACCATTAATCCTAATCTCAAATACCTGCTGATATGTCAGCACAGTGTAGTGTTCGTTTCAAATGCCTGATGCATCCCTAGATGCAGTCTGGCTGTGTGTTATGGCTGCCACAAGCTGTGGAAGAATATTGAGATCCGTCACTAAAGTAAAATTAACAACACAACTGTATAAAGCTAATCTAGTAGCCTACAAGTAAGAGTCTGGCactcaaaatgttaaaagcaCAGTATCAATACACAGTGCATCATCAGCAAAATgtacacaacaacacattaaaagTAGGTGACTTTAGGCAGTATtataaatctatattttttttttagaataacTGGATTATTAtcatgtaagcagcattttaaattTTGTAGTTGGTTGAGGTCGAGCTAATTTGAACTACTTTACATACTGTTGGGTagtttaatcaataattatgtatgttataattatactgtatatgatgtTAAAGTATGATtatgtacattttcattattattatcatcatcatcatcattaacatCATCATCGTACCTTAAATTGAgaaaatgtacagtaagtaaagtagaataaaaatgaaatactcaAGAGAAGTACCTAAAATTGTACTTAATACAGTTATTGTGTATATGTTACTTTCAATCACTGCCTTTGCCATTCAAATCTAAACCACTTGAACTACACAGGGATCCACATACAGCATAAACTTGTAGGGCTACAGTCATCGAGCACCATCACTTTAACATCTTTGCGGTGTTCCGGCTCTGGGCGGATCCAAAATGGCGGCAGTTGCAGCGGCCCAGCAGTAAAACCAAGTCAGCAGCGAATGACTGAAGTCAGCTGATCTGCAGTCTGCTGTCACGCATCGCAGCGCTcgtcatttctctctctctctctcgaggCAAGACAGTAAACCACCACTTCACAACCAGACGGTACGTATTATATCGTTGTTTAACTCTACTTTGCAATAGCGACATTATAAACCGACATGAGcttcaaacaggaaataattTATAGCTCAATGATTTGCAATAAAGCATTGGAGCCAGCAGTTTTCTACCAGGCCGAGAAACCAGTCTTTCCCCTCATTTTCATGatactgaaaaacaaaccaagCTGTAGCTAATGTTATTCTTACTTTCTGGATAAAAGTGGGAATTACAAACAggcttttttatgatttactGGCTCTCCTTGCTGAGTTAATGTTAGCTAGCTATGGTGCATTTTCGAGGAAAGCTGTGAAACAAAATATACTGCATTGACATCTGTTTATTTAATGGCAGTCAGAGCCCCCTAAATAAAATGTACCATGTTTTATAAGCTGCCAAGGCACTAAATCTCTCCTTTTCACGTTGGtttctgtgtaaaaaataacataaagaaGCCGACTTTCATAGCTAACTTATCAACTAGCTCTCAAGGAGTTTGTAATTAACATGAGTGTGTCTGGATGTTTTGCATGGTCATCTCACTTACATGTTACATATCTGAATGAGCAGCAGATTTTCTGAACAGGTTAAGTACGTATTTGCTTTTTCTCAGTGTTGTTAACCCCATGGCCGTCCCTTAGCTCAAATattaacagacaaaaaaagctCTAAATTACTACAAACATTCAGGTGCAGTATTGTCTTTGCTCTGTAAATATGCTGTCCCTCTTTCACTTTGAATTTGCTGACAATAGAATATCTCCCCCACTATGATttactatgtattacagtaTTTAGCCAACATGACAGCTAAGGTCACTACTAGCAAGATATTGTACAGAAGGGGAAATATATTTAGTTTGCCCATTTTCTGTGGCGGATTGTTGTCTCCAGTGTTTCCACACTTTAAATTGTACTTCCCAGTTTTGCACCATGCTACTTTTCCACTTCCTTAAAGAGACTAATAAAGCCTAGGCCAGTCATGTGCCAGGATCATATGATCAAATGTCATGTCTGTTATTTCCTAGTCTGGAGCTATTTTATCTGAAACATAATATTTAATAGAGATTGT
Above is a window of Scomber scombrus chromosome 20, fScoSco1.1, whole genome shotgun sequence DNA encoding:
- the naa50 gene encoding N-alpha-acetyltransferase 50 isoform X2; protein product: MKGRIELGDVTPHNIKQLKRLNQVIFPVSYNDKFYKDVLEVGELAKLAYFNDIAVGAVCCRVDHSQNQKRLYIMTLGCLAPYRRLGIGTKMLNHVLNICEKDGTFDNIYLHVQISNESAIDFYQKFGFEIIETKKNYYKRIEPADAHVLQKSLRSPCAPPTGELQKAE
- the naa50 gene encoding N-alpha-acetyltransferase 50 isoform X1, whose amino-acid sequence is MKGSRIELGDVTPHNIKQLKRLNQVIFPVSYNDKFYKDVLEVGELAKLAYFNDIAVGAVCCRVDHSQNQKRLYIMTLGCLAPYRRLGIGTKMLNHVLNICEKDGTFDNIYLHVQISNESAIDFYQKFGFEIIETKKNYYKRIEPADAHVLQKSLRSPCAPPTGELQKAE